A window of Corallococcus macrosporus DSM 14697 contains these coding sequences:
- the hflC gene encoding protease modulator HflC: MSRLAIPLSVLAALVVVVGFSATYTLSEHEQAVITRFGEPKGASVVDPGLHFKVPFVDTVNRFDKRWLDWRGDPNQIPTKDKKYIWVDTFGRWRIVDPLRFFQRLRDERNAQSRLDDIIDGETRNTIASFALIEAVRSTNRPFEDDEYTAESERSESLEKVAQGRDKLTRQIRTRAAEIVKEFGVELVDVQIRRINYVDEVQVKVFERMISERKRIAERSRSEGMGRAAEVRGQRERDLKEIRSEAYRKAQEITGAADAEATRIYAEAFGRDPEFYQFMRTLEAYPDVVDGSTSLFLGGESEFYRYLRSSKK; this comes from the coding sequence ATGAGCCGCCTCGCCATTCCCTTGAGTGTGTTGGCCGCCCTGGTCGTCGTAGTGGGCTTCTCCGCCACCTATACGCTGAGCGAGCACGAGCAAGCCGTCATCACCCGCTTCGGCGAGCCGAAGGGCGCGTCCGTCGTGGACCCGGGGCTCCACTTCAAGGTGCCCTTCGTGGACACGGTGAACCGCTTCGACAAGCGCTGGCTGGACTGGCGCGGTGACCCGAACCAGATCCCCACCAAGGACAAGAAGTACATCTGGGTGGACACCTTCGGCCGCTGGCGCATCGTGGACCCGCTGCGCTTCTTCCAGCGCCTGCGGGACGAGCGCAACGCCCAGTCGCGGCTCGACGACATCATCGACGGTGAGACGCGCAACACCATCGCGTCGTTCGCGTTGATTGAGGCGGTCCGCTCCACCAACCGCCCCTTCGAGGACGACGAATACACCGCGGAGTCGGAGCGGTCCGAGTCGCTGGAGAAGGTCGCCCAGGGCCGCGACAAGCTCACCCGGCAGATCCGCACGCGGGCCGCGGAGATCGTCAAGGAGTTCGGCGTGGAGCTGGTGGACGTGCAGATCCGCCGCATCAACTACGTGGACGAGGTCCAGGTGAAGGTGTTCGAGCGGATGATCTCCGAGCGCAAGCGCATCGCGGAGCGCTCCCGTTCGGAGGGCATGGGCCGCGCGGCGGAGGTCCGGGGCCAGCGCGAGCGCGACCTGAAGGAGATTCGCTCCGAGGCCTACCGCAAGGCCCAGGAAATCACCGGCGCGGCGGACGCCGAGGCGACGCGAATCTACGCGGAGGCGTTCGGGAGGGACCCGGAGTTCTACCAGTTCATGCGGACGCTGGAGGCCTACCCGGACGTGGTGGACGGCTCCACGTCGCTGTTCCTGGGCGGTGAGTCGGAGTTCTACCGGTACCTGCGCAGCTCCAAGAAGTAG
- a CDS encoding hybrid sensor histidine kinase/response regulator, which yields MSGRTKDEAQGRATILNVNDTPAVLYLTGRILTHAGYHVVDATSGTEALRLASGRPDMVLLDVHMPDIDGYEVCRRLREQEDTRDLLIAHLSAVSVRREDRLRGLAQGADAYWTTPLGDDELLANVEALLRLQSRAQAAVRARDEFLAIAAHELRTPLTALRLNLERVLHHLARTPGDTLSRKTIEASTAPALRQLVRLQQLLDTLLDVSRVGSRRLRLHLEMMDLAEAARDVAQRLAMNARAAGVDLTLALPSHPVLLAGDRLRLEQVISNLLTNAFRYGEGKPVQLSVEAQADTLQLRVRDQGIGIAEQDQARIFNRFERAATSGGSDGLGLGLYIAREIVAAHEGTLTVESRPGAGSTFQVTLPRHRAEAY from the coding sequence GTGTCAGGACGGACGAAGGACGAGGCGCAGGGGCGCGCCACCATCCTCAACGTCAACGATACGCCCGCCGTCCTCTACCTCACGGGCCGCATCCTCACCCACGCGGGCTATCACGTCGTGGACGCCACCAGCGGCACGGAGGCGCTCCGGCTGGCGAGCGGTCGTCCGGACATGGTGCTGCTCGACGTGCACATGCCCGACATCGACGGCTATGAGGTCTGCCGGCGGCTGCGCGAGCAGGAGGACACGCGGGACCTGCTGATCGCGCACCTGTCCGCCGTCTCCGTCCGCCGCGAGGACCGGCTCCGCGGCCTGGCGCAGGGGGCGGACGCCTATTGGACGACGCCCCTGGGCGACGACGAGCTGCTCGCCAACGTCGAGGCGCTGCTGCGCCTGCAGTCACGGGCCCAGGCGGCGGTGCGGGCCCGCGACGAGTTCCTCGCCATCGCGGCGCATGAGCTGCGGACGCCGCTCACCGCCCTGCGGCTCAACCTGGAGCGCGTGCTGCACCACCTGGCGCGCACGCCGGGCGACACCCTGTCCCGGAAGACCATCGAGGCCAGCACCGCGCCCGCGCTGAGACAGCTCGTCCGGCTGCAACAACTGCTGGACACCCTGCTGGACGTGTCCCGCGTGGGGAGCCGCAGGCTGCGCCTCCACCTGGAGATGATGGACCTGGCCGAGGCCGCGCGCGACGTGGCCCAGCGCCTGGCCATGAACGCGCGCGCCGCGGGCGTGGACCTGACGCTGGCGCTCCCCAGCCACCCCGTGCTGCTCGCGGGGGACAGGCTCCGGCTGGAGCAGGTCATCAGCAACCTGCTCACCAATGCCTTCCGCTATGGCGAAGGCAAGCCCGTCCAGCTCTCCGTGGAGGCACAGGCGGACACCCTCCAGCTTCGCGTGAGGGACCAGGGCATCGGCATCGCGGAGCAGGACCAGGCGCGCATCTTCAACCGCTTCGAGCGCGCGGCCACCTCCGGCGGCTCGGACGGGCTGGGCCTGGGGCTCTACATCGCCCGCGAAATCGTCGCGGCGCACGAAGGGACACTCACCGTCGAAAGCCGGCCTGGTGCGGGCTCGACGTTTCAAGTCACGCTGCCCCGGCACCGGGCGGAAGCGTACTGA
- a CDS encoding DUF6310 domain-containing protein: MRLRACAALLLLLSACATSAPSPKEPAYVNLRIANLQRAATLPWTDGGQCAVREASQPWAVLAERCFAALDRDRVRFNDQTGRCAVASADAAVLGIGLCVLAAPEIVVGAVIVVGVVVVGAAIKEALDAYELRGSSSEKEEPAPQTKPASQELSAKRKTKPEPSGQDWFPPGPTGPLERERRPECRPVPVPHAGEDAPHNECADKFPPNRYPGMDVLVDGVRFDALQVGVRVLWEIKTHRFDTYNGFIREREIEKEFEQLNKERDAALACGYDFVVGVSTGAHRLALLKQDPTFKIVVTGCKR; encoded by the coding sequence ATGCGACTCCGAGCATGCGCCGCACTCCTGCTCCTCCTCTCGGCCTGTGCCACGTCGGCCCCGAGTCCCAAAGAGCCCGCGTACGTGAACCTGAGGATCGCCAACCTCCAGCGAGCGGCGACGCTGCCGTGGACTGACGGGGGGCAGTGCGCTGTTCGTGAGGCCTCCCAGCCTTGGGCCGTGCTTGCCGAGCGGTGCTTCGCAGCCCTCGACCGTGATCGGGTCCGGTTCAACGACCAAACGGGACGATGTGCCGTTGCCTCGGCGGACGCGGCTGTCTTGGGAATCGGCCTCTGTGTCTTGGCTGCCCCCGAGATCGTTGTGGGCGCGGTGATCGTCGTTGGCGTGGTGGTGGTGGGAGCGGCTATCAAGGAAGCGCTAGATGCGTATGAACTGCGAGGGAGTAGCTCCGAGAAGGAAGAGCCCGCGCCGCAAACGAAGCCCGCCTCGCAGGAACTCTCAGCGAAGCGAAAAACCAAGCCGGAGCCATCAGGGCAGGACTGGTTTCCTCCAGGTCCGACCGGGCCACTGGAGCGCGAGCGCCGTCCCGAGTGCAGACCCGTCCCGGTGCCGCACGCGGGCGAGGATGCCCCGCATAACGAATGCGCCGACAAGTTTCCGCCTAACCGTTATCCCGGAATGGACGTGCTCGTGGATGGCGTGCGCTTCGATGCGCTGCAAGTCGGCGTGCGCGTGCTATGGGAGATCAAGACCCATCGGTTTGACACATATAATGGCTTTATCCGGGAGCGGGAAATCGAGAAGGAGTTCGAGCAATTGAATAAGGAGCGCGACGCTGCGCTGGCCTGTGGATATGACTTCGTTGTCGGCGTGAGCACCGGCGCGCACAGACTCGCGCTGCTCAAGCAGGATCCCACCTTCAAGATCGTCGTAACGGGATGCAAACGATGA
- the hflK gene encoding FtsH protease activity modulator HflK gives MNSDPRGQDPSDVLRELQRQLGPGLGRRILFAVLGLFLLVGLMTSYAQVEPDEVGVILRLGRFVGTVEPGPHFRMPFWVDRIVKVPVQRQLKAEFGFRTESSGPRSGSAYAAPSSDMKRESLMLTGDLNVAVVEWIVQYKIKDPYQYLFKVKNVESMLRDISEASMRAVVGDHSVNEVLTTGRQAVATQAKLLLQDLADRYETGVDIQQVVLQDVNPPDPVKPSFNEVNQAIQEKERVINEAYAELNRVIPRAKGEAEEALRGAEGYAIERVNRAKGEADRFARVYEEYRKAPDVTRRRMYLETVSQVLRSAGQKVVLDESVKGLTPLLNMQATDPAVSGSASQTEGRR, from the coding sequence ATGAACTCAGACCCTCGCGGACAGGATCCGTCCGACGTCCTGCGTGAACTCCAACGGCAGCTCGGGCCAGGCCTGGGCCGCCGCATCCTGTTCGCGGTGCTCGGCCTGTTCCTGCTGGTGGGGTTGATGACCAGCTACGCCCAGGTGGAGCCGGATGAAGTGGGCGTCATCCTCCGGCTGGGCCGCTTCGTTGGAACGGTGGAGCCGGGGCCGCACTTCCGGATGCCCTTCTGGGTGGACCGCATCGTGAAGGTCCCCGTGCAGCGCCAGCTCAAGGCGGAGTTCGGCTTCCGCACGGAGTCCTCGGGCCCGCGCTCCGGCTCCGCGTACGCGGCCCCGTCGTCGGACATGAAGCGTGAATCGCTCATGCTCACCGGTGACCTGAACGTCGCGGTGGTGGAGTGGATCGTCCAGTACAAGATCAAGGACCCGTACCAGTACCTCTTCAAGGTGAAGAACGTGGAGAGCATGCTCCGGGACATCTCGGAGGCCTCGATGCGGGCCGTCGTGGGAGACCACTCGGTGAACGAGGTCCTCACCACGGGCCGCCAGGCGGTGGCCACTCAGGCCAAGCTGCTGCTCCAGGACCTGGCGGACCGCTACGAGACGGGCGTGGACATCCAGCAGGTCGTCCTCCAGGACGTGAACCCACCGGACCCGGTGAAGCCGTCCTTCAACGAGGTGAACCAGGCCATCCAGGAGAAGGAGCGCGTCATCAACGAGGCCTATGCCGAGCTGAACCGCGTCATCCCCCGGGCGAAGGGCGAGGCCGAGGAGGCGCTGCGCGGCGCGGAGGGCTATGCCATCGAGCGCGTCAACCGCGCCAAGGGCGAGGCGGACCGCTTCGCCCGCGTCTACGAGGAGTACCGCAAGGCGCCGGACGTCACCCGCCGCCGCATGTACCTGGAGACCGTGAGCCAGGTGCTCCGGAGCGCCGGGCAGAAGGTCGTCCTGGATGAGTCCGTCAAGGGCCTGACGCCGTTGTTGAACATGCAGGCGACCGACCCCGCGGTGTCCGGGAGCGCGAGCCAGACGGAGGGCCGCCGATGA
- a CDS encoding DUF808 domain-containing protein → MAGSSLLTLIDDIASLLDDIAAMTKVATRKTAGVLGDDLALNAQQVSGVKADRELPVVWAVAKGSMVNKAILVPAALAISALAPWAITPLLMLGGAFLCFEGFEKVAHKFLHGKEEQAAEQQERIKAVADPEVDMVAMEKDKIKGAIRTDFILSAEIVVISLGTLTAASFGMQVAVLSGIALLMTVGVYGLVAAIVKLDDAGLYLMKKDGFKQRLGRGILATAPYLMKGLAIVGTAAMFMVGGGILTHGIAPVHHFIEHTATAASAVPGVGGLLGALVPSLLNAVAGIIAGGLIVLLVTGATRAFQAARPKPG, encoded by the coding sequence GTGGCCGGAAGCAGCCTTCTCACCCTGATTGACGACATCGCCAGCCTGCTGGACGACATCGCGGCGATGACGAAGGTCGCGACGCGGAAGACCGCGGGTGTGCTCGGTGATGACCTTGCCCTGAATGCCCAGCAGGTCTCTGGCGTGAAGGCCGACCGGGAGCTGCCCGTGGTCTGGGCCGTCGCCAAGGGCTCGATGGTCAACAAGGCGATCCTGGTTCCCGCCGCGCTGGCCATCAGCGCGCTGGCGCCCTGGGCCATCACTCCGCTGCTGATGCTGGGCGGCGCCTTTCTCTGCTTCGAGGGCTTCGAGAAGGTGGCCCACAAGTTCCTGCACGGCAAGGAGGAGCAGGCCGCGGAGCAGCAGGAGCGCATCAAGGCCGTCGCCGACCCCGAGGTCGACATGGTGGCCATGGAGAAGGACAAGATCAAAGGTGCCATCCGCACCGACTTCATCCTGTCCGCTGAAATCGTGGTCATCTCGCTCGGCACGCTCACCGCAGCGTCCTTCGGGATGCAGGTCGCCGTGCTGTCGGGCATCGCCCTCTTGATGACCGTGGGCGTCTACGGCCTGGTGGCGGCCATCGTGAAGCTCGACGACGCGGGTCTCTACCTGATGAAGAAGGACGGGTTCAAACAGCGCCTGGGCCGGGGCATCCTCGCCACGGCGCCGTACCTGATGAAGGGGCTGGCCATCGTGGGCACCGCCGCCATGTTCATGGTGGGCGGTGGCATCCTCACGCACGGCATCGCGCCCGTGCATCACTTCATCGAGCACACGGCCACCGCGGCGTCGGCGGTGCCGGGCGTCGGCGGGCTGCTGGGCGCGCTGGTGCCCTCGCTGCTGAACGCGGTGGCCGGCATCATCGCCGGCGGGCTCATCGTGTTGCTGGTGACGGGCGCGACCCGGGCCTTCCAGGCGGCGCGCCCCAAGCCGGGCTGA
- a CDS encoding endonuclease/exonuclease/phosphatase family protein — MVTFNLAFAEQVTEAITALSRPPLAGADVIAMQEMDAASVDRIASELGLTYVYYPASVQVDDDDFGNALLSRWPIVADRKVHLPHDDPYHQRRRIAVLATVDIGGTRVQTASVHNATPIVGLGGRLDQAETIIDAMAGTGPLQVIAGDFNTSDPGSQGQMVKLFSARDFQWASAGVGDTVDSVIGGLPLDYVFAQGLTSLERGVDRRPAGSDHHPVWVRFAWPP; from the coding sequence GTGGTGACGTTCAACCTGGCCTTCGCCGAGCAGGTCACCGAGGCCATCACGGCGCTCTCGAGGCCGCCGCTCGCGGGGGCGGATGTCATCGCGATGCAGGAGATGGACGCTGCCTCCGTTGACCGCATCGCGAGCGAGCTTGGGCTGACCTACGTCTACTACCCCGCCTCCGTGCAGGTGGACGACGACGACTTCGGCAACGCGCTGTTGAGCCGGTGGCCCATCGTCGCGGACCGGAAGGTCCATCTTCCCCATGACGACCCGTACCACCAGCGTCGCCGCATCGCGGTGCTCGCCACGGTGGACATCGGCGGGACGCGGGTCCAGACGGCCTCGGTGCACAACGCCACGCCCATTGTCGGGCTGGGCGGGCGGCTGGACCAGGCGGAGACCATCATCGACGCGATGGCGGGGACGGGGCCGCTGCAGGTCATCGCCGGCGACTTCAACACCTCGGACCCGGGCAGCCAGGGGCAGATGGTGAAGCTGTTCTCCGCGCGGGACTTCCAGTGGGCCTCGGCGGGCGTGGGGGACACGGTGGACTCCGTGATTGGCGGACTCCCGCTCGACTACGTCTTCGCCCAGGGCCTCACGTCGCTGGAGCGAGGGGTGGACCGGCGGCCCGCGGGGAGCGACCACCATCCAGTCTGGGTGCGGTTCGCATGGCCTCCATGA
- a CDS encoding DUF5953 family protein produces MTTRSPLILNAYAPALVGDDKRTLAAVHGMEKALPGLRLEWRVTERRRLAALPRRDAWLAEEATRGGFPMVCNNDERYPVMISGRQRSAYVSPCGRSQLQVHAKLPLDAAVIAAAMDVLEAVAEGARAFWGHATPDAASGDIAEQIAPTLEGPPSPPRGLPALKLFAHIRSPEIPYYLGWLNYWSATAAQAIGFPDLDRDEDLLSRARRTASGGWVVKLTDAPLDLDNPAHLDALLRAYARFPEIGGRSAP; encoded by the coding sequence ATGACCACTCGAAGCCCTCTCATTCTCAATGCCTATGCGCCTGCGCTTGTGGGTGACGACAAGCGCACACTCGCTGCCGTCCATGGGATGGAAAAAGCGCTCCCCGGCTTGCGCTTGGAGTGGAGAGTCACTGAGAGACGACGACTTGCCGCGTTGCCACGGCGCGATGCGTGGTTGGCTGAGGAGGCCACGCGCGGCGGGTTCCCGATGGTATGTAACAACGATGAGCGTTACCCCGTGATGATTTCCGGGCGCCAACGATCCGCATATGTGAGCCCATGCGGTCGGTCACAACTCCAAGTTCATGCGAAGTTGCCGCTAGATGCGGCGGTTATTGCGGCAGCGATGGATGTGCTTGAAGCAGTGGCGGAGGGCGCACGCGCGTTCTGGGGGCACGCTACTCCGGACGCCGCGTCGGGGGACATCGCGGAGCAGATTGCTCCCACGCTGGAAGGGCCGCCGTCCCCGCCCCGGGGCCTGCCAGCCCTGAAGCTCTTCGCGCACATCCGCTCGCCTGAAATTCCCTATTATCTCGGGTGGCTGAACTACTGGTCGGCGACTGCCGCACAGGCTATCGGGTTCCCGGACCTGGATCGGGACGAGGACCTGCTTTCACGGGCACGTCGCACGGCATCAGGCGGCTGGGTCGTGAAGCTCACGGACGCGCCGCTTGACCTGGACAACCCCGCCCATCTGGACGCGCTCCTGCGGGCCTATGCGCGCTTCCCGGAGATCGGCGGGCGCTCAGCGCCTTGA
- a CDS encoding M14 family zinc carboxypeptidase has product MDPLLTRAEASNYTQTSLHSDVLAFVDALCRRTKLARRVDFGQSGEGQPLVALVVSDRGCFTPEQARKQKKVVVMVEANIHAGEVEGKEAVLALARDLTLTRLGQTLLDKVCLVLVPDFNPDGNDRISPNNRRLNLQELEGQVNPEGGVGTRYTGEGWNLNRDSTKQEAPETRAMAALHQTWWPHVFIDCHTTDGSIHAFDLTFDTSHSNEPLFSKLRAYNRGMLERVAKAVRSRHGFDSFWYGNYKSEGDPRSGWHTYPALPRFGSHYRGLLGRLDVLLETYSYIDFPRRCAVMRAWLLELFRDAARNAATYRAITDETQADIIARGKSPDVETLVGINYGVATRDDQGALLFEYPAYARPGDTANILAFDEASITARRYPGRRKRTYAMPHHRTFVPTQSVSTPEAYLAPAELAERLQGHGIQFERLPKARAFTVDSYRVARREETFSPDVAANVPPPGEAEVPLSQKPKPVRFETVLTVAPERTTRDFPAGTLYVPTAQRAGTLAVYLLEPHSDDGFCRWQYLDGAITVGEPYPVHRVVGAATAPKKAE; this is encoded by the coding sequence ATGGACCCGCTGCTGACCCGCGCCGAGGCGTCGAACTACACGCAAACGTCCCTGCACTCCGACGTTCTGGCCTTCGTGGATGCGCTGTGCCGCCGCACGAAGCTCGCGCGCCGGGTGGACTTCGGCCAGAGCGGTGAAGGCCAGCCCCTGGTGGCGCTGGTGGTGAGCGACCGCGGCTGCTTCACGCCCGAGCAGGCGCGCAAGCAGAAGAAGGTCGTGGTGATGGTGGAGGCCAACATCCACGCGGGCGAGGTGGAGGGCAAGGAGGCCGTGCTCGCGCTGGCGCGGGACCTCACGCTCACCCGCCTGGGGCAGACGCTGCTGGACAAGGTGTGCCTGGTGCTGGTGCCCGACTTCAACCCCGACGGCAACGACCGCATCAGCCCCAACAACCGGAGGCTCAACCTCCAGGAGCTCGAGGGGCAGGTGAACCCCGAGGGCGGCGTGGGCACCCGCTACACGGGCGAAGGCTGGAACCTCAACCGGGACAGCACGAAGCAGGAGGCCCCGGAGACGCGCGCCATGGCCGCGCTGCACCAGACCTGGTGGCCCCACGTCTTCATCGACTGCCACACCACCGACGGCAGCATCCACGCCTTCGACCTGACCTTCGACACGTCCCATTCGAACGAGCCGCTCTTCTCCAAGCTGCGCGCCTACAACCGGGGCATGCTGGAGCGCGTCGCCAAGGCGGTGCGGAGCCGCCACGGCTTCGACAGCTTCTGGTACGGCAACTACAAGAGCGAAGGAGACCCGCGCTCGGGGTGGCACACGTACCCGGCGCTGCCGCGCTTCGGCAGCCACTACCGGGGCCTGCTCGGCCGCCTGGACGTGCTCCTGGAGACGTACAGCTACATCGACTTTCCACGACGCTGCGCGGTGATGCGCGCGTGGCTGCTGGAGCTCTTCCGCGACGCGGCCCGCAACGCGGCCACCTACCGCGCCATCACCGACGAGACGCAGGCGGACATCATCGCGCGGGGCAAGTCCCCCGACGTGGAGACGCTCGTCGGCATCAACTACGGCGTGGCCACGCGCGACGACCAGGGGGCCCTGCTCTTCGAGTACCCCGCCTACGCGCGGCCCGGGGACACGGCGAACATCCTCGCCTTCGACGAGGCGAGCATCACCGCGCGGCGCTACCCCGGAAGGCGCAAGCGCACCTACGCGATGCCGCACCACCGGACCTTCGTCCCCACCCAGTCCGTGAGCACCCCGGAGGCCTACCTGGCGCCCGCGGAGCTGGCGGAGCGGCTTCAGGGGCATGGCATCCAGTTCGAGCGGCTGCCCAAGGCCCGCGCCTTCACGGTGGACAGCTACCGCGTGGCCCGGCGCGAGGAGACGTTCAGCCCCGACGTGGCCGCCAACGTGCCGCCGCCCGGCGAGGCCGAGGTGCCGCTCAGCCAGAAGCCCAAGCCGGTGCGCTTCGAGACGGTCCTCACGGTGGCCCCGGAGCGCACCACGCGGGACTTCCCCGCGGGGACGCTCTACGTGCCCACCGCCCAGCGCGCCGGGACGCTCGCCGTGTACCTGCTGGAGCCGCACTCCGACGACGGGTTCTGCCGGTGGCAGTACCTTGATGGCGCCATCACCGTGGGTGAGCCGTACCCGGTGCACCGCGTGGTGGGCGCCGCCACCGCGCCGAAGAAGGCGGAGTAG
- a CDS encoding J domain-containing protein: MRACPCCREVLTAGILGLGVRRLAGSCEVCGDTVCQVCLGTQVLAAGDFRQRPVVPGQAHRKARGRVCRACWWEHLTERGIKPPFPAPPGQRERAARAERATCQHPGVTQAMGFCPGCGDEVEWKAEHGNPVCVACEAPSHPRFNHCWACGESFDEANTPEPQALGYRLEFDCDAEDCTGKLAWLMPYCPWCGEAKHWDPASGGHLECTECERRLDRAWAHCVRCGEEAPLPDDCPRCGQDLEDAPSATRCESCRNIVCGDCFDTRVVPSDSGERQERLLCATCGVGFEVPTPPSAEPEDEDDDAGDEDVRADDDAEEGAESDEGDENDSNADADEPPDVEPEPEPEPRAEAPRAPEPAPVASAWEVLGITPGAPLAEARRAYLALVAQYHPDKVAQLGPKLQALAQEETRRIIEAWEYVRRRTS; encoded by the coding sequence ATGCGAGCCTGCCCGTGCTGCAGGGAGGTGCTGACCGCCGGCATCCTGGGCCTGGGCGTCCGCCGTCTCGCGGGGAGCTGTGAGGTCTGCGGCGACACGGTCTGCCAGGTGTGCCTGGGCACGCAGGTCCTGGCGGCCGGTGACTTCCGCCAGCGCCCGGTGGTCCCCGGGCAGGCGCACCGCAAGGCCCGAGGCCGCGTCTGCCGCGCCTGCTGGTGGGAGCACCTGACGGAGCGAGGCATCAAGCCCCCCTTCCCCGCTCCGCCGGGCCAGCGCGAGCGGGCCGCTCGGGCGGAGCGGGCGACCTGCCAGCACCCGGGCGTCACGCAGGCCATGGGCTTCTGTCCTGGCTGCGGTGACGAGGTGGAATGGAAGGCCGAGCACGGCAACCCCGTCTGCGTCGCGTGCGAGGCGCCCTCCCACCCGCGCTTCAATCACTGCTGGGCGTGCGGCGAGTCATTCGACGAGGCCAATACGCCAGAGCCGCAGGCCCTGGGTTACCGGCTCGAGTTCGACTGCGACGCGGAGGACTGCACCGGGAAGCTGGCGTGGCTGATGCCTTACTGCCCGTGGTGCGGGGAGGCGAAGCACTGGGACCCCGCGAGCGGCGGCCACCTGGAGTGCACGGAGTGCGAGCGCCGCCTGGACCGCGCGTGGGCCCATTGCGTGCGCTGCGGTGAAGAGGCCCCGCTGCCTGACGACTGTCCCCGGTGCGGCCAGGACCTGGAGGACGCGCCCTCCGCCACGCGCTGCGAGTCATGCCGCAACATCGTGTGTGGCGATTGCTTCGACACGCGGGTCGTTCCCTCCGACTCGGGCGAGCGCCAGGAGCGGTTGTTGTGCGCCACCTGCGGCGTGGGCTTCGAAGTGCCCACGCCTCCCTCCGCCGAGCCCGAGGACGAAGACGACGACGCGGGCGACGAAGACGTCCGTGCGGACGACGACGCGGAGGAAGGCGCCGAATCGGACGAGGGAGACGAGAACGACTCGAACGCGGACGCAGACGAACCTCCGGACGTGGAGCCGGAGCCTGAGCCGGAGCCTCGCGCTGAAGCACCGCGCGCGCCCGAACCGGCGCCGGTAGCGTCCGCGTGGGAGGTGCTGGGCATCACGCCCGGGGCGCCGCTCGCGGAGGCCCGCAGGGCCTATCTGGCGCTGGTGGCCCAGTACCATCCGGACAAGGTCGCGCAGCTCGGCCCCAAACTTCAGGCCCTGGCGCAGGAGGAGACGCGCCGGATCATCGAGGCCTGGGAGTACGTGCGCAGGAGAACTTCATAG
- a CDS encoding NADP-dependent oxidoreductase produces the protein MKNRRIVLASRPEGRPTRENLRVEEADVPEPGEGQVLLRVQYLSLDPYMRGRMSAARSYAPPVELGAVMVGGTVAQVIRSRHPDYKEGDVVLSYSGWQTHAVAKGDGLRKLDPSAAPVSTALGVLGMPGFTAYSGLFTIGRPQPGETVVVAAASGPVGATVGQLARLKGARAVGIAGGPDKCAYVRDELGFDAVVDHRAPDFAARLKEACPKGVDVYFENVGGAVWDAVFPRLNPFARVPVCGLIAQYNATGPFEGPDRLPIVMRDVLSKSLTLRGFIQTEFHSQLPDFYREMGAWIREGRVRYREDIVNGLDNAPEAFIGLLEGRNFGKLVVRVDEAA, from the coding sequence TTGAAGAACCGACGCATCGTGCTCGCATCCCGCCCCGAGGGCCGTCCCACCCGGGAGAACCTCCGCGTCGAGGAGGCGGACGTGCCGGAGCCCGGCGAGGGCCAGGTCCTCCTGCGGGTCCAGTACCTGTCACTGGACCCGTACATGCGCGGCCGGATGAGCGCCGCCAGGTCGTACGCCCCGCCCGTGGAGCTGGGCGCGGTGATGGTCGGCGGCACCGTGGCCCAGGTCATCCGCTCCCGTCACCCCGACTACAAGGAAGGCGACGTCGTCCTCTCCTATTCGGGATGGCAGACCCATGCGGTGGCCAAGGGTGACGGCTTGCGCAAGCTCGACCCGTCGGCGGCCCCCGTCTCCACCGCGCTCGGCGTGCTGGGCATGCCGGGCTTCACCGCCTACTCGGGACTCTTCACCATCGGGCGGCCCCAGCCCGGTGAAACCGTCGTCGTCGCCGCCGCGAGCGGCCCGGTGGGCGCGACGGTGGGACAGCTCGCCAGGCTCAAGGGGGCTCGCGCGGTGGGAATCGCTGGCGGCCCGGACAAGTGCGCCTACGTGCGCGACGAGCTCGGCTTCGACGCCGTCGTGGACCACCGCGCCCCCGACTTCGCCGCGCGCCTGAAGGAGGCCTGCCCCAAGGGCGTGGACGTCTACTTCGAGAACGTGGGCGGCGCCGTCTGGGACGCGGTCTTCCCTCGCCTCAACCCGTTCGCGCGCGTCCCCGTCTGCGGCCTCATCGCGCAGTACAACGCCACGGGCCCCTTCGAGGGCCCGGACCGGCTGCCCATCGTCATGCGCGACGTGTTGTCCAAGAGCCTGACGCTGCGAGGCTTCATCCAGACGGAGTTCCACAGCCAGCTTCCGGACTTCTACCGGGAGATGGGCGCGTGGATTCGCGAGGGGCGCGTCCGCTACCGCGAGGACATCGTCAACGGGCTCGACAACGCGCCGGAGGCCTTCATCGGGCTGCTGGAGGGCCGCAACTTCGGCAAGCTCGTGGTCCGGGTGGACGAAGCGGCCTGA